The Neofelis nebulosa isolate mNeoNeb1 chromosome 16, mNeoNeb1.pri, whole genome shotgun sequence genome includes a window with the following:
- the KRT36 gene encoding keratin, type I cuticular Ha6, with protein MATQVCSPVFSSGSVKGLCGTAGGVSRVSSVRSVGSCRVPSLAGAVGSASSIRLGLSSLGSCLPGSYLAAGCYPSGFVGSGGWFCEGAFNGNEKETMQFLNDRLANYLEKVRQLERENAELETRIREWYESQIPYICPDYQSYFKTIEDLQQKILLTKAENARLVLQIDNAKLAADDFRTKYETELSMRQLVEADTNGLRRILDELTLCKADLEAQVESLKEELLCLKKNHEEEVNTLRCQLGDRLNVEVDAAPPVDLNKILDDMRCQYEALVENNRRDVEAWFNAQTEELNQQVVSSSEQLQCCQTEIIELRRTVNALEIELQAQHGMRNSLESTLAETEARYSSQLAQMQCLISNVEAQLAEIRCDLERQNQEYQVLLDVKARLESEIATYRRLLEGEDCKLPAHPCATECKPSVRVPYVSTVPCAPAVPCGPAPQVSTQIRTITEEIRDGKVVSSREHLQPCPL; from the exons ATGGCCACCCAGGTCTGCTCCCCGGTCTTCTCCTCTGGGTCTGTCAAGGGCCTGTGTGGCACGGCAGGCGGCGTCTCTCGGGTGTCCTCCGTCCGCTCTGTGGGCTCCTGCAGGGTCCCCAGTCTTGCTGGTGCTGTGGGGTCTGCCTCCTCCATCAGGCTGGGCCTCTCCAGCCTCGGGAGCTGCTTGCCCGGCTCCTACCTGGCCGCTGGCTGCTACCCCTCTGGCTTTGTTGGGAGCGGGGGCTGGTTCTGCGAGGGCGCCTTCAATGGCAACGAGAAGGAGACCATGCAGTTCCTGAACGACCGCCTGGCCAACTACCTGGAGAAAGTGCGCCAGCTGGAGCGGGAAAACGCGGAGCTGGAGACCAGGATCCGGGAGTGGTATGAGTCTCAGATCCCGTACATCTGCCCAGACTACCAGTCGTATTTCAAGACCATCGAGGACCTCCAGCAGAAG ATCCTGCTGACCAAGGCTGAGAACGCCAGGCTAGTCCTGCAGATTGACAATGCCAAGCTGGCTGCCGACGACTTCCGGACCAA gtacGAGACGGAGCTGTCCATGCGGCAGCTGGTGGAGGCCGACACCAACGGCCTGCGCAGGATCCTGGACGAGCTGACCCTGTGCAAGGCCGACCTGGAGGCCCAGGTGGAGTCCCTGAAGGAGGAGCTGCTGTGCCTCAAGAAGAACCACGAGGAG GAAGTCAACACACTCCGTTGCCAACTCGGGGACCGACTGAACGTGGAGGTGGATGCCGCCCCCCCAGTGGATCTCAACAAGATTCTGGATGATATGAGATGCCAGTATGAGGCCCTGGTGGAGAATAACCGTCGAGACGTGGAGGCCTGGTTCAACgcccag ACCGAGGAGCTGAACCAGCAGGTGGTGTCCAGCTCGGAGCAGCTGCAGTGTTGCCAGACAGAGATCATCGAGCTGAGACGCACGGTCAACGCCCTGGAGATCGAGCTGCAGGCCCAGCACGGCATG aGGAACTCTCTGGAATCCACCCTGGCGGAGACCGAGGCGCGCTACAGCTCCCAGCTGGCCCAGATGCAGTGCCTGATCAGCAACGTGGAGGCCCAGTTGGCCGAGATCCGCTGTGACCTGGAGCGGCAGAACCAGGAGTACCAGGTGCTGCTGGACGTCAAGGCCCGGCTGGAGTCGGAGATCGCCACCTACCGCCGCCTGCTGGAGGGCGAGGACTGCAA GCTGCCTGCCCACCCTTGTGCCACGGAATGCAAGCCTTCCGTTAGGGTACCTTACGTCTCGACTGTGCCCTGTGCTCCGGCTGTGCCCTGCGGCCCGGCTCCCCAGGTCAGCACCCAGATCCGCACCATCACCGAGGAGATCAGAGACGGGAAGGTCGTCTCCTCCAGGGAGcacctgcagccctgcccactgTAG
- the KRT32 gene encoding keratin, type I cuticular Ha2, whose protein sequence is MVSNCSPASIKSCPRPPSVCSSSMSCRPELCLGYVCQPMTYVPSVCTPTTYRPASCLSKTYLSSSCRPSSCWPASGIASSMGNCGWFCEGSFNGNEKETMQFLNDRLASYLEKVRQLERENAELETRIQEACQSQVLTLCPDYQSYFRTIEELQQKVLCTKAENARMVVHIDNAKLAADDFRTKYETELATRQLVEADTNGLRRILDELTLCKADLEAQVESLKEELLCLKKNHEEEVSALRCQLGDRLNIEVDAAPPVDLNRMLEEMRCQYETVVETNLRDVEEWFNMQMEELNQQVATSSEQLQSYQSDIIDLRRTVNTLEIELQAQHSLRDSLENTLAETEARYSSQLAQMQCLISNVEAQLAEIRADLERQNQEYQVLLDVRARLEGEINTYRGLLESEDCKLPCNPCSTPSCPPCAPSPSVPRTICVPRTVCVPCVPCPQVRY, encoded by the exons ATGGTATCCAACTGCTCACCGGCTTCCATCAAGAGCTGCCCGCGGCCCCCCTCTGTCTGCTCCAGCAGCATGAGCTGCCGGCCCGAGCTGTGCCTGGGTTACGTCTGCCAGCCCATGACATACGTGCCTTCTGTCTGCACTCCCACCACCTACCGGCCAGCCAGCTGCCTCTCCAAGACCTACCTATCCAGCTCCTGCCGGCCCAGCAGCTGCTGGCCAGCCAGTGGTATCGCCAGTTCCATGGGCAACTGCGGCTGGTTCTGCGAGGGCTCCTTCAATGGCAACGAGAAGGAGACCATGCAGTTCCTGAACGACCGCCTGGCCAGCTACCTGGAGAAGGTGCGCCAGCTGGAGCGGGAGAACGCGGAGCTGGAGACCAGGATCCAAGAGGCCTGCCAGTCTCAAGTGCTCACCCTGTGTCCTGACTACCAGTCTTATTTCAGGACCATCGAGGAGCTCCAGCAGAAG GTTCTGTGCACCAAGGCAGAGAATGCCAGGATGGTCGTGCACATTGATAATGCCAAGCTGGCCGCCGATGACTTTAGGACCAA GTACGAGACGGAACTGGCCACGCGGCAGCTGGTGGAGGCCGACACCAACGGCCTGCGCAGGATCCTGGACGAGCTGACCCTGTGCAAGGCCGACCTGGAGGCCCAGGTGGAGTCCCTGAAGGAGGAGCTGCTGTGCCTCAAGAAGAACCACGAGGAG GAAGTCAGTGCCCTCCGGTGCCAGCTGGGGGACCGCCTTAATATCGAGGTCGACGCTGCACCGCCTGTGGACCTGAACAGGATGCTGGAGGAGATGCGGTGTCAGTATGAGACTGTGGTGGAGACCAACCTCAGGGACGTGGAGGAATGGTTCAACATGCAG ATGGAGGAGCTCAATCAGCAGGTGGCCACGAGCTCCGAGCAGCTTCAGAGCTACCAGTCGGACATCATCGATCTGAGACGAACGGTCAACACGCTGGAGATCGAGCTGCAGGCCCAGCACAGCCTG AGGGACTCTCTCGAAAACACCCTGGCGGAGACCGAGGCGCGCTACAGCTCCCAGCTGGCCCAGATGCAGTGCCTGATCAGCAACGTGGAGGCCCAGCTGGCCGAGATCCGGGCTGACCTGGAGCGGCAGAACCAGGAGTACCAGGTGCTGCTGGACGTGCGGGCCCGGCTGGAGGGCGAGATCAACACGTACCGGGGCCTGCTGGAGAGCGAGGACTGCAA GTTGCCCTGTAACCCGTGCTCCACTCCCTCCTGTCCCCCTTGTGCACCTTCCCCCAGCGTGCCCCGCACCATCTGTGTGCCCCGCACCGTCTGTGTGCCTTGCGTGCCCTGTCCTCAGGTCCGCTACTGA
- the KRT35 gene encoding keratin, type I cuticular Ha5 yields the protein MASKCLKASFSSGSLKGPGVAGGGSARVSAMYSGGSCKLPSLSPGARSFSACSVGLGRSGCRAASCLPALCLPYGAFATSSSVGGGWFGEGVLAGSEKETMQSLNDRLASYLEKVRQLERDNASLESRIREWCEQQVPYLCPDYQSYFRTIEELQKKTLCTKAENARLVVQIDNAKLAADDFRTKYETELSMRQLVESDMNGLRRILDDLTLCKADLEAQVESLKEELLCLKKNHEEEVNSLRCQLGDRLNVEVDAAPPVDLNRVLDEMRCQYETLVENNRRDAEEWFNTQTEELNQQVVSSSEQLQSCQAEIIELRRTVNALEIELQAQQSMRDALESTLAETEARYSSQLAQMQCLISNVEAQLAEIRADLERQNQEYQVLLDVRARLEGEINTYRGLLESEDCKLPCNPCAPDHSPSKACLPCLPAASCGPGAVRTTCSPRPICVPCPGGRF from the exons ATGGCTTCCAAGTGCCTGAAGGCCAGCTTCTCTTCGGGGTCTCTCAAGGGCCCGGGAGTGGCCGGCGGGGGCTCCGCTCGCGTGTCCGCAATGTACTCCGGTGGCTCCTGCAAgctccccagcctctcccccgGGGCCCGGAGCTTCTCTGCGTGCTCCGTGGGGCTGGGCCGGAGCGGCTGCAGGGCGGCCAGCTGCCTGCCCGCTCTCTGCCTCCCGTACGGAGCCTTTGCCACCAGCTCCAGCGTGGGCGGGGGCTGGTTCGGGGAAGGCGTCCTCGCCGGCAGCGAGAAGGAGACCATGCAGTCCCTGAACGACCGCCTGGCCAGCTACCTGGAGAAGGTGCGCCAGCTGGAGCGGGACAACGCCAGCCTGGAGAGCCGCATCCGGGAGTGGTGTGAGCAGCAGGTGCCCTACCTGTGCCCCGACTACCAGTCCTACTTCCGGACCATCGAGGAGCTCCAGAAGAAG ACCCTGTGCACCAAGGCAGAGAACGCCAGGCTCGTGGTGCAGATCGACAATGCCAAGCTGGCCGCAGACGACTTCAGAACCAA GTACGAGACGGAGCTGTCCATGCGGCAGCTGGTGGAGTCAGACATGAACGGCCTGCGCAGGATCCTGGACGATCTGACCCTGTGCAAGGCCGACCTGGAGGCCCAGGTGGAGTCCCTGAAGGAGGAGCTGCTGTGCCTCAAGAAGAACCACGAGGAG GAAGTGAACTCGCTTCGGTGCCAGCTTGGTGACCGGCTCAATGTCGAGGTGGACGCTGCCCCGCCTGTTGACCTGAACCGTGTTCTGGATGAGATGAGATGCCAGTATGAGACCCTGGTGGAGAATAACCGCCGTGATGCTGAAGAATGGTTCAACACCCAG aCGGAGGAGCTGAACCAGCAGGTGGTGTCCAGCTCGGAGCAGCTGCAGTCCTGCCAGGCGGAGATCATCGAGCTGAGACGCACGGTCAATGCCCTGGAGATCGAGCTGCAGGCCCAGCAGAGCATG AGAGATGCTTTGGAATCCACCCTGGCGGAGACCGAGGCGCGCTACAGCTCCCAGCTGGCCCAGATGCAGTGCCTGATCAGCAACGTGGAGGCCCAGTTGGCCGAGATCCGGGCTGACCTGGAGCGGCAGAACCAGGAGTACCAGGTGCTGCTGGACGTGCGGGCCCGGCTGGAGGGCGAGATCAACACGTACCGGGGCCTGCTGGAGAGCGAGGACTGCAA gCTGCCCTGTAACCCGTGTGCTCCTGACCACTCGCCTTCCAAGGCCTGCCTCCCCTGTCTTCCTGCGGCCTCCTGTGGTCCGGGCGCTGTCCGCACAACCTGCAGCCCCCGCCCCATCTGTGTGCCCTGCCCGGGGGGCCGGTTCTGA